A single Carettochelys insculpta isolate YL-2023 chromosome 2, ASM3395843v1, whole genome shotgun sequence DNA region contains:
- the RPL14 gene encoding large ribosomal subunit protein eL14: MVFKRYVEIGRVAYISFGPHAGKLVAIVDVIDQNRALVDGPCSGVRRQAMPFKCMQLTDFVLKFPHSARQKHVRVAWEKENINEKWSATRWAKKIEARGKKAKMTDFDRYKVMKAKKMRNRIIKHEVKKLQKQSSKKA; this comes from the exons ATG GTATTCAAACGTTATGTTGAGATTGGCCGAGTTGCCTATATTTCCTTTGGGCCACATGCTGGCAAGCTGGTGGCAATAGTGGATGTTATTGACCAAAACAGG GCGCTAGTTGATGGCCCTTGCAGTGGTGTAAGAAGGCAGGCTATGCCCTTCAAGTGCATGCAACTAACTGATTTTGTACTAAAATTCCCACACAG TGCTCGCCAGAAGCACGTGCGGGTTGCCTGggagaaagaaaatattaatgaaaaatgGTCAGCTACAAGGTGGGCAAAGAAGATTGAAGCCAGGGGAAAG AAAGCCAAGATGACAGACTTTGATCGCTACAAGGTCATGAAGGCAAAGAAAATG AGGAACAGGATCATCAAGCATGAAGTAAAGAAGCTCCAGAAGCAATCTTCCAAAAAAGCATAA